The genome window atgaattgagttggtctaaaaacaaattgaatgaactgcgaagcagttcatgttgaatttgtttcaagagcaactcaattcctcaacccatgaaatcgaccaaagcaagatccattccttatatttcaattcaatcgtatacaatttttgttaattttcattaaaaagttTTGTGAATATCTGAGATTCTACAAGTCTACAACGAGAGACGTAAGACAATAGTGCGTCATTAGAAGACaacttattaaaataaatagcgtaaatattacaatttgtcatacatttatttCGAAACAATCATATTATCAATGTCATCcagatgaaacataaaacatttacaatatattaacaaaatattgcaaaaatcGTCCACCGAAGCTGTGGATGGATAATGTCTAGACTGTGTGATACGATTGTCTCAAGCTTCCATTCAAAATGGACGGTCACCGTAACGTGATGAGAACCCGACGGATATAGTGGTTTATGTAGGCTATGCAGCGAATAGCGACGGCTAAATGACTCAGTGTAATAGATGGTTCTCTCCACTCTCGAAAAGAGTGATACTTCAAATTGGATAGAGGCAATACTTGGACAAGCTTAGATTTCAAATTAGCCAAAGGAAAAAAAGTCAGGTTTTGGGGACATGGAAAGGATTTCACGCtttttacaacaaatgtaaGAAGATCACGCCAAAGTGAGTCAAGGCTAGGTCAACTACGACCgtgtaatattaaataaatgaaaacaattgttatggaattatattttgtttactctCCGaacttgacaacatttcccgccaaattgaagtCAGCTGTTCCGGGAGTTAATCAACAACCTGGCTGTTACATCACTCGTATaacaaatgtttatttcatcggaacattaaatttaaaagaaatggtCCGTtcgaataaatatatatagaatattttttttcgttgTTTAATAATGtgtaaattacatttttgtgCGGATACAGGTATTTTAACATGACGCTTTCAATGAAATTGCTGCTGTTCTCTTAGCATTCATACTGCCATAAAtgccaactgaatgcagttcaatgATAAATTTACTTTCATAAACATATTGTCAATGAGTGATTTATTGATGTGTCATTGAATTTTTATAGCACGACAGCTGTAGTCCTTTGCTGCTCTTGTAATTCCCAAAGTCGCGTCAAATGTTGGAAGTTTGTCTGGACTCTCGGGCAAAAACTCAAACCTCTGGAGCAGTGACGTCATAAAAAGAAACAGTTCCATCCTCGCCAGGGATTCTCCGAGACAAACTCGCCTACCTGTAAAATTAATAcgtataaatatacaaatattaggatttcaattttttttaaattgacttTTTAGTTGAAATGTTTATATTCTACATATAGACGTGAAATCTTTGGAAAATGCAAATGAAATGGTTGACAGTTGATACATCACAATGGCGAAGCGGTGAAAGTGTTTGTCATTCTATAACTTTTCTATAACATATGGAGTGAAAGATCGAAAGGCAATTTGTAATATTTGAGCCTTTGGTTGCCGATTTTTTTCATGGTATTTCGGTTTTTTTATTACACCAAATGTTTTCATATCAGGTAAACATATATCAAGACTAAggaaaagcaaaataaaattacaCTTTAGGTGTTAAAACAACTGTAGGTGTATACATTTGTGGAGTTGTGATTTTCTATTAGTTTGCGTTTGGATAACGAAGGATTTCATTTTGAACAGCTTATGTTGCCAAGTTTACTACCATCAGTCATATTTCAAGAACGAGCAAAATAGAGACAAACATTGCAACCTCGAAGTTAGCAAGACAATAacacttcgagttatccgaatatttcatttaatgatACTcaatcgccgacagagcataaacgatacccatcaataactgatgtataatcgtATTCATATGTttctaactaacacaaaaattcatataaaatgaTTCTGCTTTTGTTGCATGctcaatcagtacatcattatATATAGGTTAAAGTGTCATGtcatttttcgggatgcaattagttatttctaatatttgtatcttgaattgaaataagaagctcacattttttaattatggtaatagtgtaaagtaagtaatttttgtacaTGAACAAAATTTCGTCTGcagctgtttttgatagagaaaaaatgtcattcgtcagcgatggagcatcttatATATTATCTgaacaaatgtttaaaaacttcggggatgataacatatttcGAATCATTGATTAGTCACAATTTTCGTTGATTAATATGACATCATAGTTTTTTGACGTCGCTATCACTGAAAGATGGGACTAATCGACATTGAATCGTCGTTAAGCCACATGGTTTTGGTATCTCGAGACCTCCATATTGAACAGGGTTTGTCAATCGTCACgaataatatagaaatattaacGTTTAAAACATTTCAAGAAGTATATCTACTGTAGGCAAGACTACCGTTATGAAGATAAAATCAAGTGGCGATTTTATTTAATatagtaaaactaaacaaaatgaaatattttatgtcatcaaaataatatcaatccATGTCTTGATAAAACCAAAAGCTTATATTTTACGCTCAAAAACTCTTTACTTACCTAAGGAGAATGCCATAACATCCCTTTCTTTGCCATTCATTTTCCCATCCTGTCCTAGAAATCTCTCGGGTCGGAATTCATCGGGATCCTCGAACAAGTCAGGATTTGACATCACAGAGTCAAAGTTAGGCATGATGGTTGACCCTTTAGGAATGACCATGCCCCGAAAGGAGATGTCCTTCTTAGCCCCATGAGGCAAAGAAAGTGGAACAATGTTGCCTTTTCGGAAAACTTCTGTCATGAATGCCTCGTAGTACGGCATATCGGTTTTGTCGGCGAGTGATGGAAGTCTTGACGAACCGACCACTGTCATTATTTCTTGTCGAAGTTTGTCCTGGATGGGTTTGTTATGAATGAGAAACAGCATAGCCCAGTGGATTATGGTAGCTGTCGTGTCAGTTCCAGCAAAAAACAGATTCATGACAGAGATCATTAAATCCATATCTGTAAAACAAAGTCACCATAGTGATTTAAGTAGGTCATATCTGCAAAACAGAGACACCATAGTGATTTAATAAGGTCTGTAAGAAAAAGTGACCACAGTGATTTATTAAAAAAGTAGGTCATATCAGTAAAACAAAGTCACTAAAGTGATTTATGTAAGTCTatttctgtaaaacaaagtcACCATAGTGATTTATGTAAGTCTatttctgtaaaacaaagtcACCATGGTGATTTATGTAAGTCCATTTCTGTTAAACAAAGTCACTTTAGTGATTTATGTAAGTCCATATCTGTTAATCAGAGTCACCATAGTGATTTATGTAAGTCCATTTCTGTCAATCAGAGTCACCATAGTGATTTATGTAAGTCCATTTCTGTCAATCAGAGTCACCATATTGATTTATGTAAGTCcatttctgtaaaacaaagtcACCATAGTGATTTATGTAAGTCcatttctgtaaaacaaagtcACCATAGTGATTTATGTAAGTCcatttctgtaaaacaaagtcACCATAGTGATTTATGTAAGTCcatttctgtaaaacaaagtcACCATAGTGATTTATGTAAGTCcatttctgtaaaacaaagtcACCATAGTGATTTATGTAAGTCcatttctgtaaaacaaagtcACCATAGTGATTTATGTAAGTCcatttctgtaaaacaaagtcACCATAGTGATTTATGTAAGTCcatttctgtaaaacaaagtcACCATAGTGATTTATGTAAGTCCATTTCTGTCAATCAGAGTCAATATAGTGATTTATGTAAGTCcatttctgtaaaacaaagtcACCATAGTGATTTATGTAAGTCcatttctgtaaaacaaagtcACCATAGTGATTTATGTAAGTCcatttctgtaaaacaaagtcACCATAGTGATTTATGTAAGTCCATTTCTGTCAATCAGAGTCACCATAGTGATTTATGTAAGTCcatttctgtaaaacaaagtcACCATAGTGATTTATGTAAGTCcatttctgtaaaacaaagtcACCATAGTGATTTATGTAAGTCcatttctgtaaaacaaagtcACCATAGTGATTTATGTAAGTCCATTTCTGTCAATCAGAGTCAACATAGTGATTTATGTAAGTCcatttctgtaaaacaaagtcACCATAGTGATTTATGTAAGTCCATTTCTGTCAATCAGAGTCACCATAGTGATTTATGTAAGTCCATTTCTCTAAAACAAAGTCACCATAGTGATTTATGTAAGTCcatttctgtaaaacaaagtcACCATAGTGATTTATGTAAGTCcatttctgtaaaacaaagtcACCATAGTGATTTATGTAAGTCcatttctgtaaaacaaagtcACCATAGTGATTTATGTAAGTCcatttctgtaaaacaaagtcACCATAGTGATTTATGTAAGTCTatttctgtaaaacaaagtcACCATAGTGATTTATGTAAGTCcatttctgtaaaacaaagtcACCATAGTGATTTATGTAAGTCcatttctgtaaaacaaagtcACCATAGTGATTTATGTAAGTCcatttctgtaaaacaaagtcACCATAGTGATTTATGTAAGTCCATTTCTGTAAACAAGTCACCATAGTGATTTATGTAAGTCcatttctgtaaaacaaagtcACCATAGTGATTTATGTAAGTCcatttctgtaaaacaaagtcACCATAGTGATTTATGTAAGTCcatttctgtaaaacaaagtcACATAGTGATTTATGTAAGTCCATTTCTGTAAAACAAATCACCATAGTGATTTATGTAAGTCcatttctgtaaaacaaagtcACCATAGTGATTTATGTAAGTCCATATCTGTCAATCAGAGTCACCATAGTGATTTATGTAAGTCcatttctgtaaaacaaagtcACCATAGTGATTTATGTAAGTCCATTTCTGTCAATCAGAGTCAACATAGTGATTTATGTAAGTCcatttctgtaaaacaaagtcACCATAGTGATTTATGTAAGTCcatttctgtaaaacaaagtcACCATAGTGATATATGTAAGTCCATTTCTGTCAATCAGAGTCAACATAATGATTTATGTAAGTCCATATCTGTCAATCAGAGTCAACATAATGATTTATGTAAGTCCATATCTGTCAATCAGAGTCAACATAATGATTTATGTAAGTCCATATCTGTCATTCAGAGTCAACATAATGATTTATGTAAGTCCATATCTGTCAATCAGAGTCAACATAATGATTTATGTAAGTCCATATCTGTCATTCAGAGTCAACATAATGATTTATGTAAGTCCATATCTGTCATTCAGAGTCAACATAATGATTTATGTAAGTCCATATCTGTCAATCTGAGTCAACATAATGATTTATGTAAGTCCATATCTGTCAATCAGAGTCAACATAATGATTTATGTAAGTCCATATCTGTCAATCAGAGTCAGCATAATGATTTATGTAAGTCCATATCTGTCATTCAGAGTCAACATAATGATTTATGTAAGTCTatttctgtaaaacaaagtcACCATAGTGATTTATGTAAGTCCATATCTGTCAATCAGAGTCAACATTATGATTTATGTAAGTCCATATCTGTCAATCTGAGTCAACATAATGATTTATGTAAGTCTATATCTGTCAATCAGAGTCAGCATAGTGATTTATGTAAGTCATatctgtaacacaaagtcaccatgATGATTTCCCAATGACCTTTTCCTCTTTAATTCAATTTCCATTTAATCAAACCCATTGATAATAAACACGTATTGATAAATGTAAGTTGTTTGTGTATCTTGCAAAATAACTAAGGATAATATCTTTCTATTGATAGTAATTTAGCTTGCTTTCAAATGAAGGAATTGATTGATTAATCTGTTTACAAATTTAGACAAactttaaaataatcatttcGTTACAATGGTTGTGACAATAGATACAATGATGAAATGAAATCAGACAAAACTGATAACCAGAAATATTACATTATGGATATGTTGTTTAAAACTTTTACAACAATCACTGTTTCGCCAGCTACCAATAAAACCACCCGGTAACTGAATCTGCTCCGACATATCTGCTccgataatgaataggtaaacgtGAGTGTGCAGGCACAATGCATGGCTACATACCATCTGTTGATTGGTCAGTGATACATACAAAAATCAACTCTCCAAAGTGAGCGTCATCTTACCATCAAATTTCAAATCTTCATCGCTgctatttttcttttgttgttgAATGAGAAACGCTTCAATGAAGTCACGGGGATTATCACGGTCCATTTTGTGTCTGTGCTCTTGTATTTGTTCACCAATAAAATCCTTTATTTCCTTGATGTTATCTACTATTTTCTTTATACTGAACCGATCTCCAGGTAGAAATCTTAACCAGGGGAAAGTATTGATGACACCTCCCACAACAAGTAACCGAAGTGTCTCAGAGATAAGCGTGGTCAGCCTTTTAAACTTTGTGTCATTGTAATCGAATCTATTACCGAAAGTCATGCTACATATGACATTCGATACTGCTAATACAGCGACTCCCTTCATGTCGTAAGGCTCTCCATTTTGTTTCTCTATGATTTCTAGATACGCTGTGACTTCCTCTTGTATCCTTAACTCCAAAGATCTTTTTTCGAATCCTAAATTTCGAAATGTTGCCGAAGTAAAAGTCCGGATTTGCTTTACATAATTGCCGGAGGAGAAAACAATGCctaaatgaaatacataatgTTACACATTAATATATGTCTTTCTAACTATAGATGCAATGATGACTTACAAGTTTTTGAGATTAATTACTCTAAACGGTTGTTACGTAATCAAATTGGTATACATTTGATTTGATATCATGATCCCTGTATTTGAAAGGATTATAAGATGGTAAATaatgcaaaaattaaaaaaaatactattgcATTAAAACAAGTCTTAATTTGGTGGCAAATACACTTACCTTTTTcttgaaacattttttcttctaaaaacCCACCAGGTCGGTCGGCGAACTCATCTCCTTGTTTGATAAAGGCCTCCCTCAGCGCTTCCCTGCCATTGATGATCACGTTTAGATTAGGCCCGATCTTCAAACTAAACACGTCGCCATATTGCCCTCGGAGTTCTCTAAACACTTCCAGTATGTTTCTATTCCTCAACAGTGTTATACATCCAATGATCGGGTACCCAGTAGGACCAGGCGGGATATTGGCCGGCCATTGTAATGACCGACTGACCAACAGGATCAACAGTACCACAACGATGGTCACTGTCACAGTATTAAAGTTGACGAGCGAGGTGAACTCAAATATATTCATCTTATCTCCGGGTGTAACTATGTTTTAAATACTTTACACATATTGTTATCAAAGAATACGTCACACCAAGCCACCATCACGACAGCTATCTGTTTCACAtattataatttacatgtagCTAGGTCACCCATTTATTACACAGATACAGTTATTCGAGGTCAAAGGAGGATTGTCAATTGGGtcctctggtggccatgaccgataagcattattttgttgtttacagatacccgggggTTAGGACATCTGGTATGACTAATTATAATAAGGCcaggtcggagtcccttgtCAGTTATGTGGAGTGACACAGGGAAgccaattttctgttttgtccagttttgcTGTTTTCATGAATTAGAATGCAATcgtatgttgaaaataaaacgtactggaaaatataacttagtgtcattttttgtaaaatgacaATTTGCAAGAATAAAGTTCATCTGGTGTCATGATATACCTGAAAAAAttgttatatcatattatattgaATTTAGCAATTTATATATTTGGATATTATAACCTTAAGCAAATAACATCCTGAAAGAACGTTTAGAAATGTTGTTATGCTATTGTGTATTCCACCTAACAGCGAACTCTCTTTTATCCAGTATAATGATTATATGTATGATGCAGTTCGTGGCGCATTCTTTGCTAGACTGTTGTAGTCATGCATTGCTATCTATTCGTGAACATTTTTTCACGAAGATATTCAATGACTACCCAGTACACGTCTACACCCTTTTTACCAACTCCCCAAGGGAAGTTTAGATTTCAACGTTCATCGGCAGTCCACCTACCACCttgaaagatatttttgttGCTGAGGACAGTGGCCTTGTGTCATTTCTAAAAGTGTATTTTTCAGTAATAGCTTCACGTCAAATATTTAATTAGAAACAGTATGCTTAAATGCCTGCTACACTGTATGTTTGTCAAAGTTTATAGCTATATTTCACTTTTCCTATTTGGTTACTTGGTTCGTCTTGCACTGTATCAATTTTCTAAAAAACTTTAAGTTTCTGTCgtttatttattgtaactcttcaaatattgaaaaaataaagacATGAATGAATGAAAGGTTATGGAACGCCAGAACTGTCTTTGGGGATTATGAACGTTAATATTAGGTGGTTTTGCCATTATATTCGGTGCATATTTCTTCATAGGTAGTAAGTACTTACATTGTTAAATTCGGTCTTAAGTCTTGCGGTTGCTATATTGTTATTAATATGTTGTAGATATATCCTTATATGCAGTGGAATTTACTTTAAATGCGGTAGATATGTCTTTTAATGACATTACCCGCCTGATATTCAGAGATCTTGCCCGTGGTAAGGAAACAAAAGAACATGGATGCCTGTTGTTGCGTGTGGTAGAGGAAAACCGTGGTTCGCGTGCTATCTATGTTTATCGACCGAAACCGAGATCTAACGCCTAACTGAAGCGAAAGGTCTTGATATAGCATGGTAAGCTGACCTTAAAAGATGTGTTTGTGCAACACATCAATTGTATGtgtgtatacagtgtatttttgtgtgtatcactgtgtctttatatataacgttagggcaaagaagtaattctaacagtgtggacaaaactgtgtctatatatagtaacatagtATCAGGAAGGGAATTTCGGTGTAAACACCATGGATGTTTGCTCGCTTTTCAACTTTACGCTTGTAACAGTGGTCATTGTTGTGGTACTGTTGATCCTGTTGGTCAGTCGGTCACTACAATGGCCAGTCAATGTCCCACCTGGTCCTACTGGATACCCGATCATTGGATGTCTACATCAATTACGAAACAAAAACATCCTGGAGTTGTGTAGAGAACTTCGACAACGGTATGGCGACGTATATAGTTTTAGGATAGGACCGAAtctcactgttgttatatctgGAGTGGAAGCATTAAAAGAAGCCTTTATCAAACAGGCAGATGATTTTTCGGATCGAACAGATGGCTATATACAAGATGTCTTATTTCAAAAGAAAGGTAGGGTCATGCACCCGTATTTCGTAAAAGTAGATACCgtaaacaaattatgcacaAAAATATCGTTTTAGAAATAGTCTAGTCTTATAAGTGTTGCGTTGggggcaatatatatatgataatttacCACATATAGAGTtttgatagagagagagagatgttTAAATGTTACGTACATTATAAATAATGATACTTAATTGTGTTTCACAGTATGGGAAATCGATATTTTTTGGGCTTATAGCAGTGTATAACTAACCAAATAGCTTGTCATTGGTGCTTGATTTGGTCACACTGTATTCGgaaaattgtttatttaacaAAACTATATTTATGAGGATTAAAGGTGCTCCCTCACCTACGAATGGTATTTGTTCtatataaaaaacaggagcagataaTTTGGGTTTTATcgtcagttacaaaagttatttactaaATTACCaaattaccgccattgaaaagtctgagcttcttattttaattcaagatttaaaatcattaatggaattaagtaatgattgtgcatgcacaaACAGCAAATTGATtatttaatatgcatttttgtgttagttataGACACATATCAACACTATTAGACATccgttattgttcaaatgataggtatcgtttatgctatgtcggcggtggagcatctttgaatacattacaaaaatagTCATGTAAATATTGTCACCTGTTCTATAATGACTTGGATAGTCGTATTGACTCATATCTGTGAATTGAACACATTTCAGGTGTAAGTACTTCCGAGGAACACTGGAAACACACAAGGAGTTTTGCATTGTCAACATTGCGGAGTTTTGGATTCGGAAAAAGATCTTTGGAGTCAAGGATTCAAGAGGAAATAACGGCGTATCTGGAAATCCTTGAGAAACAAAATGGAGAGCCTTATAACATGAAGGAGTTGACAGTGGTAGCGGtatcaaatatcatttgtaACATTATGTTTGGCAACAGATTCGAATACACCGACGAAAAATTTAAGAGACTTACCTCCCTTTTCGCAGAGGGCTTCCGGCTAAGTTCGGTGGCAGGGGCTGTTCAAATCTTCCCAGTGTTGAGATTCTTGCCTGGTGATTTATTCAGCATGAAAAGGTTAACAGAAATCATCTTCGATATAAAAGACTTTGTAGCTGACCAAATACAGGAGCATAGGAACACATTGGAAgaagaaaacccacgtgatttCATAGATGCCTTTCTGGTGCAACAAAGGAAACATGAAGCGGGTGATCCATTATTCGACGGTAGGCTCTTAATCAATtgtaattaataattttgtgaagCTTCCGTGAAATACCAATGTAAAAGGTACATATTGATCTTGTGCAATCAAAAGAAGGAAaactaaaacataaacaataactATCATTCAAAGGTGTGACCATGCATGCCAAAGAGGTTGTGTATTACGAGATATAACACAATCGTTTTTATTTCGACAGTTAGGATTCGTGTTCCGACAACTCTAGCACTAGTAGTACGTGGTAAATATTGACCACAATAACGTATCTTATTCCAGGATACACGAAATCAAGGTTTTGATTGTTGTATTGTGTAGGTGAATGTTGCGATAAGTTTCCTTTGGTAATAATATCGGAAACTGGTATGGCAATTTGCGCATCTTTTTACCCAGGCACGGAATCCTTGACTCGGTTTACCTTTAACTCAATGTTTGCAACTTTATTTCAAGCTTGAGCCAAGACCATTCTTATGCTTATTATCTCAGAATCATACCTTATTCTGTCCATTTCTCCGCTGTTTGTAGATATGAATATAACAATAACCATTGTGAACATATTTCCCGCCGGAACCGACACGACAGCTACCATGATCCGGTGGGCCATACTTTACCTCATTCATAACAAATCCATCCAGGACAAACTTCGACAGGAGATAATGAAAGTGGTCGGAACATCCAGACTTCCATCACTCGCCAACAAACCCGACATGCCATACTATGGGGCATTTATAACAGAGGTCTTCCGGGTGGGCAACATAAGTCCACTTTCGGTACCTCATGGTGCCAGGAAAGACATCCACTTCCGGGGCATGGTCATTCCTAAAGGGTCAACCATCATACCTAACCTTGACTCTGTGATGTCAGACCCGGAATTGTTTGAGGATCCCGATAAATTCCTACCCGAGAGATTTCTAGGACCCGATGGTAAACTGAATGGAAAGGAAAGAAATGTCATGGCGTTTTCCTTAGGTATGattattaaatgttatttgccTTTTTCCGGTAATAAAAGGTGTAACGAAaacgtttttttgtttttgttttttttatgatcAGTTTGTACTCAAATGTTGTCGATTCTAGAAGTAGAGGTAAATCTAAGATCTTCATCAATTCAAAAATAATATGGTTctgcaatatatatttagaacTTTACGCCATATGTAAGATATTCCTGCACGAAAACAGTACTACTActttataaatgaaattattttagattttaattttgacaACTTTTTTACAGGCAGACGAGTTTGTATG of Argopecten irradians isolate NY chromosome 7, Ai_NY, whole genome shotgun sequence contains these proteins:
- the LOC138327743 gene encoding cytochrome P450 2B19-like — translated: MNIFEFTSLVNFNTVTVTIVVVLLILLVSRSLQWPANIPPGPTGYPIIGCITLLRNRNILEVFRELRGQYGDVFSLKIGPNLNVIINGREALREAFIKQGDEFADRPGGFLEEKMFQEKGIVFSSGNYVKQIRTFTSATFRNLGFEKRSLELRIQEEVTAYLEIIEKQNGEPYDMKGVAVLAVSNVICSMTFGNRFDYNDTKFKRLTTLISETLRLLVVGGVINTFPWLRFLPGDRFSIKKIVDNIKEIKDFIGEQIQEHRHKMDRDNPRDFIEAFLIQQQKKNSSDEDLKFDDMDLMISVMNLFFAGTDTTATIIHWAMLFLIHNKPIQDKLRQEIMTVVGSSRLPSLADKTDMPYYEAFMTEVFRKGNIVPLSLPHGAKKDISFRGMVIPKGSTIMPNFDSVMSNPDLFEDPDEFRPERFLGQDGKMNGKERDVMAFSLGRRVCLGESLARMELFLFMTSLLQRFEFLPESPDKLPTFDATLGITRAAKDYSCRAIKIQ
- the LOC138327744 gene encoding cytochrome P450 2B1-like encodes the protein MDVCSLFNFTLVTVVIVVVLLILLVSRSLQWPVNVPPGPTGYPIIGCLHQLRNKNILELCRELRQRYGDVYSFRIGPNLTVVISGVEALKEAFIKQADDFSDRTDGYIQDVLFQKKGVSTSEEHWKHTRSFALSTLRSFGFGKRSLESRIQEEITAYLEILEKQNGEPYNMKELTVVAVSNIICNIMFGNRFEYTDEKFKRLTSLFAEGFRLSSVAGAVQIFPVLRFLPGDLFSMKRLTEIIFDIKDFVADQIQEHRNTLEEENPRDFIDAFLVQQRKHEAGDPLFDDMNITITIVNIFPAGTDTTATMIRWAILYLIHNKSIQDKLRQEIMKVVGTSRLPSLANKPDMPYYGAFITEVFRVGNISPLSVPHGARKDIHFRGMVIPKGSTIIPNLDSVMSDPELFEDPDKFLPERFLGPDGKLNGKERNVMAFSLGRRVCMGESLARMELFLFMTSLIQRFEFLPESQDKLPSLDGIVDFLRNPKDFSCRVVKLQ